One genomic region from Pseudoduganella lutea encodes:
- a CDS encoding right-handed parallel beta-helix repeat-containing protein, which produces MTLRLIPTTLSLLVSFAVSHAAFATEWHVAPNGDNSRDGRTPATAFRTLQHAESVVQPGDVVLLASGDYPSDPASDRADGSALLKITRSGRPDAWITWKAAPKARPVLHPRAWAGIQVEGSYHIIEGLTLVGANDEIALVKALEAPKKATKDPYYNTNGILVEGRRNGADSKPHHVVIRNNSVSKFPGGGITAIEADHVTVENNEVFDNAWFMEYGGSGITFLTNWQVDDAPGYHIVVRGNKVWNNRTMVPWSKIGKLSDGNGILLDVTDQAGGSGGATNPNADAVVQAARPAAQKVEAATATADPAPPPGVAKGKRPVWTARSLIANNLSAFNGGSGIHTFRAAHVDIVNNTTYWNGSVVDYQELFPNRSDDVVIMNNIIVPRPGGKVTSNNRNTNIRWDCNVYSAAQDVFKGARDSVADPLFVKVARDLRDADFRLKPGSAARDAGCAEVPQALDLAGRKRPQGKGRDRGAYEQ; this is translated from the coding sequence ATGACACTGCGCCTGATTCCAACGACCCTGTCCCTGCTCGTTTCCTTTGCCGTCAGCCACGCGGCGTTCGCCACCGAATGGCACGTCGCGCCGAACGGCGACAACAGCCGCGATGGCCGCACACCTGCCACCGCCTTCCGTACCCTGCAGCACGCCGAGTCGGTGGTGCAGCCGGGCGACGTGGTGCTGCTCGCCAGCGGCGACTACCCCAGCGACCCCGCCTCGGACCGGGCCGACGGATCGGCCCTGCTGAAGATCACCCGCAGCGGCCGGCCGGATGCCTGGATCACGTGGAAGGCGGCGCCGAAGGCGCGCCCCGTGCTGCATCCGCGGGCCTGGGCCGGCATCCAGGTCGAAGGGTCGTACCACATCATCGAGGGCCTGACCCTGGTCGGCGCGAACGACGAGATCGCCCTGGTCAAGGCGCTGGAAGCACCGAAGAAGGCCACCAAGGATCCCTACTACAACACGAACGGCATCCTGGTCGAAGGGCGCCGCAACGGTGCCGACAGCAAGCCGCACCATGTCGTCATCCGCAACAACAGCGTATCGAAATTCCCCGGCGGCGGCATCACGGCGATCGAGGCCGACCACGTCACGGTGGAGAACAATGAAGTGTTCGACAACGCCTGGTTCATGGAATACGGCGGCTCGGGCATCACCTTCCTCACCAACTGGCAGGTCGACGACGCGCCCGGCTATCACATCGTCGTGCGCGGCAACAAGGTGTGGAACAACAGGACCATGGTGCCATGGTCGAAGATCGGCAAGCTGTCGGACGGTAACGGCATCCTGCTCGACGTGACCGACCAGGCCGGCGGCTCGGGCGGCGCCACCAATCCGAACGCCGACGCGGTAGTGCAGGCGGCCAGGCCGGCCGCGCAAAAAGTGGAAGCGGCCACGGCGACCGCCGATCCGGCACCTCCGCCGGGCGTAGCCAAGGGCAAGCGCCCTGTCTGGACCGCGCGCTCGCTGATCGCCAACAACCTGTCGGCCTTCAACGGCGGTTCCGGGATTCACACGTTCCGCGCGGCCCACGTCGACATCGTCAACAACACCACGTACTGGAACGGCAGCGTCGTCGACTACCAGGAACTGTTTCCCAACCGCTCGGACGATGTCGTCATCATGAACAACATCATCGTGCCGCGCCCGGGCGGCAAGGTCACCTCGAACAACCGCAATACCAATATCCGTTGGGATTGCAACGTCTATTCAGCCGCGCAGGACGTGTTCAAGGGTGCGCGCGACAGCGTCGCCGATCCGCTATTCGTCAAGGTGGCGCGCGACTTGCGCGATGCCGACTTCCGCCTGAAACCCGGTAGTGCGGCGCGTGACGCGGGCTGCGCGGAGGTGCCGCAGGCGCTCGACCTGGCCGGCAGGAAGCGCCCGCAAGGCAAGGGCCGCGACCGCGGCGCCTACGAGCAGTAA
- a CDS encoding LacI family DNA-binding transcriptional regulator, with product MMRKAVTLQQVADAAGVSLNTASRAIRADRYVSDEARARVQEAAERLQYRPNVLARRMRGDKARLLGIFVNAIGWGVVHELVDHISEEARRLDFDLVVFSAQNFHDRRRIGTSDLLADLCDGLLMLLPNREDKILDVLERERGNCVLVSFAAREIGLPVVSVDNRAGGRTATEHLLGLGHRRIAFIHGSHATGQSTERQKGYVDALEAAGIAPDPALMVLGNFNPVETRAATTDLLDLAEPPTAIFAANDGMALTVLEVLRARGLAVPADISVIGFDDMPLASYAQPPLTTLRQPSHDIAVRAVHRLLAMIDGEPFDPARELIAAELVVRASTGPLRRN from the coding sequence ATGATGCGCAAGGCAGTCACGTTGCAGCAGGTAGCCGATGCGGCCGGCGTGTCGCTGAACACAGCATCGCGCGCGATCCGTGCCGACCGCTATGTTTCCGACGAGGCGCGCGCGCGCGTCCAGGAAGCCGCCGAGCGGTTGCAGTATCGTCCCAATGTGCTGGCCCGGCGCATGCGCGGCGACAAGGCACGCCTGCTGGGCATCTTCGTCAATGCGATCGGCTGGGGCGTCGTGCACGAGCTGGTCGACCACATCAGCGAGGAGGCGCGCCGCCTCGACTTCGACCTGGTGGTGTTCTCGGCCCAGAACTTCCATGACCGCCGCCGCATCGGTACCAGCGACCTGCTGGCCGACCTGTGCGACGGCCTGCTGATGCTGCTGCCCAATCGCGAAGACAAGATCCTCGACGTGCTCGAACGGGAGCGCGGCAACTGCGTGCTGGTCAGCTTCGCCGCGCGCGAGATCGGCCTGCCGGTGGTCTCGGTGGACAACCGCGCGGGCGGGCGCACGGCCACCGAGCACCTGCTGGGCCTCGGCCACCGGCGCATCGCCTTCATCCACGGCAGCCATGCCACCGGCCAGAGCACCGAGCGCCAGAAAGGCTATGTCGATGCACTGGAAGCGGCCGGCATTGCGCCCGATCCCGCCCTGATGGTGCTGGGGAACTTCAATCCCGTCGAAACCCGCGCCGCCACCACCGACCTGCTCGACCTGGCCGAGCCGCCCACCGCCATCTTTGCCGCCAACGACGGCATGGCGCTCACCGTGCTGGAAGTGCTGCGTGCACGCGGCCTGGCCGTGCCGGCTGACATTTCCGTGATCGGCTTCGACGACATGCCCCTGGCCAGCTATGCGCAGCCGCCCCTGACCACCCTGCGCCAGCCTTCGCACGACATCGCCGTGCGCGCCGTGCACCGGCTGCTGGCCATGATCGACGGCGAGCCGTTCGATCCGGCGCGCGAGCTGATCGCGGCCGAACTGGTGGTGCGCGCATCCACCGGCCCGCTCCGGCGAAACTGA
- a CDS encoding DUF2264 domain-containing protein — MTNIPMQDQPPKRRLFLGGLLAGSAALTAGLPLSALAAGTQASPPARQYLVKLLERIAEPVFSAMAEGKLKQTFELELSPTWDGRPKEVAYLECFGRLLSACAPWFALPDDDSAEGRSRKRLRQLALKSLAHAVDPASPDFLLWQGPPQVLVDSAYISSAMLRAPAALWEPLDAATRGRIVEVIKGIRSIESAHTNWLLFASMNEAFLLSVGEKYDPLRLTTGVRKMREWYVGDGWIKDGDTFHFDYYNAFVIYPMLVTVLQTMVRYKASYWGAAPADLLAQATRRMQRYSEHLERYISPTGTYPPIGRSITYRTAAFQPLAFLALHRLLPASLPEGQVRAALEAVHRAIWTPAGNFGKGGFLTIGFAGHQPTLGDWYSNTGSMYIAAESLITLGLPASDSYWTAPALDWTQKKAFANQPFPKDYHVDY, encoded by the coding sequence ATGACGAACATTCCCATGCAAGACCAGCCACCCAAACGCCGCTTGTTCCTTGGCGGCCTTCTCGCCGGTTCAGCCGCCCTGACCGCCGGATTGCCGCTGTCGGCACTCGCCGCCGGCACGCAGGCATCGCCGCCGGCGCGCCAGTACCTGGTGAAGCTGCTCGAACGCATCGCCGAGCCGGTGTTCAGCGCCATGGCCGAAGGCAAGCTGAAACAGACCTTCGAGCTGGAGCTGTCGCCCACCTGGGACGGCCGGCCGAAGGAAGTCGCCTATCTCGAGTGCTTCGGCCGCCTGCTGTCGGCCTGCGCGCCATGGTTCGCCCTGCCCGACGACGACAGTGCCGAGGGCAGGAGCCGCAAGCGCCTGCGCCAGCTGGCCCTGAAGAGCCTGGCGCACGCGGTCGACCCGGCCAGCCCGGACTTCCTGCTGTGGCAGGGACCGCCCCAGGTGCTGGTCGATTCGGCCTATATCTCGAGCGCCATGCTGCGCGCCCCCGCCGCGCTGTGGGAACCGCTCGATGCCGCCACCAGGGGGCGCATCGTGGAGGTGATCAAGGGTATCCGCAGTATCGAGTCGGCCCATACGAACTGGCTGCTGTTCGCCTCGATGAACGAAGCGTTCCTGCTGTCGGTGGGCGAAAAATACGACCCGCTGCGCCTGACCACGGGCGTGCGCAAGATGCGCGAATGGTATGTGGGCGATGGCTGGATCAAGGATGGCGACACCTTCCACTTCGACTACTACAACGCCTTTGTCATCTATCCGATGCTGGTGACCGTGCTGCAGACCATGGTCAGGTACAAGGCCAGTTACTGGGGCGCCGCGCCGGCCGACCTGCTGGCCCAGGCTACCCGGCGCATGCAGCGCTACAGCGAGCACCTGGAACGCTACATCTCGCCCACCGGGACCTACCCGCCGATCGGCCGTTCGATCACCTATCGCACCGCGGCGTTCCAGCCGCTGGCCTTCCTGGCGCTGCACAGGCTGCTGCCCGCCAGCCTGCCCGAAGGCCAGGTGCGCGCGGCGCTGGAGGCGGTGCACCGGGCCATCTGGACGCCGGCCGGCAATTTCGGCAAGGGTGGTTTCCTCACCATCGGCTTCGCCGGCCACCAGCCCACGCTGGGCGACTGGTATTCCAACACCGGCAGCATGTACATCGCCGCGGAAAGCCTGATCACGCTGGGACTGCCGGCCAGCGACAGCTACTGGACCGCGCCGGCCCTGGACTGGACCCAGAAGAAAGCCTTCGCCAACCAGCCCTTCCCCAAGGACTACCACGTCGACTATTGA
- a CDS encoding glycoside hydrolase family 88/105 protein, which yields MDHAPMPVTDSSIPLSPARRPRAPRRACRGAGTLLLMLLALQAPAATAATSAQPTLAPDAVLALAERAADYQLASMAAGWVPANAAYETPDRKGWVQGAFFVGLTDLAARSSRPIYRQTILLRGIANEWKLDERLYHADDQVIGQSYIWAAANGAGPEALAPSRKALDQILEKRPRVPLGFFTEAGVDCQTRWCWCDALFMAPPLWAQMSRATGDTRYASFAKEELKVTTDYLFDPKEHLYYRDSRFFDRRGPDGEKIFWSRGNGWVFAGLARTLEALPKTDPGRGAIETTFRQMAARLRGIQKPDGYWSPSLLGNPAKSLPESSGTAFYTYGFAWGIRNGLLDRAGYEPVVRRGWRALTASVHPSGKVGHVQPIGDSPDNVTHDDTQYYGVGAFLMAATAVADLKLDASNQPSKATSK from the coding sequence ATGGATCATGCACCTATGCCCGTCACCGATTCATCCATCCCGCTTTCCCCTGCACGCCGGCCGCGTGCCCCGCGCCGTGCCTGCCGTGGCGCCGGCACGTTGCTGCTGATGCTCCTCGCCCTGCAGGCGCCGGCGGCCACGGCGGCCACCTCGGCGCAGCCGACGCTCGCACCGGACGCCGTACTCGCCCTCGCCGAGCGTGCCGCCGACTACCAGCTGGCCAGCATGGCGGCCGGCTGGGTGCCGGCCAACGCCGCCTACGAAACCCCGGACAGGAAGGGCTGGGTGCAGGGTGCGTTTTTCGTCGGGCTGACCGACCTTGCCGCGCGCAGCAGCCGCCCGATCTATCGGCAGACGATTTTGTTGCGGGGCATCGCCAATGAATGGAAACTGGACGAGCGCCTGTACCATGCCGACGACCAGGTGATCGGCCAGTCCTATATATGGGCCGCCGCCAACGGCGCCGGCCCTGAGGCGCTGGCGCCGAGCCGCAAGGCACTTGACCAGATCCTCGAGAAGCGTCCGCGCGTGCCGCTGGGATTCTTCACCGAAGCCGGCGTCGATTGCCAGACCCGCTGGTGCTGGTGCGACGCGCTGTTCATGGCGCCGCCACTGTGGGCGCAGATGAGCCGCGCCACCGGCGACACCCGCTACGCCAGCTTTGCCAAGGAAGAGCTGAAGGTCACCACCGATTACCTGTTCGACCCGAAGGAGCACCTGTACTACCGCGACTCGCGGTTCTTCGACCGGCGCGGCCCGGATGGCGAAAAGATCTTCTGGAGCCGCGGCAACGGCTGGGTGTTCGCCGGCCTCGCGCGCACGCTGGAGGCGCTGCCGAAAACCGATCCGGGACGGGGCGCCATCGAGACCACGTTCCGGCAGATGGCCGCCAGGCTGCGCGGCATCCAGAAACCCGATGGTTACTGGAGCCCCTCGCTGCTGGGCAATCCGGCAAAGTCGCTGCCCGAATCCAGCGGCACCGCCTTCTACACGTATGGCTTCGCCTGGGGCATCCGCAATGGCCTGCTCGATCGTGCCGGCTACGAGCCGGTGGTGCGCCGCGGCTGGCGCGCGTTGACGGCATCGGTCCACCCCAGCGGCAAGGTCGGCCACGTGCAGCCGATCGGCGACAGTCCGGACAACGTCACTCACGACGATACCCAGTATTACGGCGTCGGCGCTTTCCTGATGGCCGCCACGGCCGTGGCCGACCTCAAGCTAGACGCCTCGAACCAACCCTCCAAAGCAACCAGCAAATGA
- a CDS encoding polysaccharide pyruvyl transferase family protein — MHQPNHTRRLLLAALGAAGTLPAAFAASPARRPVILWRNAWNTNNIGDIGHVPGALALLRHYIPEAKVILWAHKDLVIRGEYAALGRVADGALDAGTVSRKVIPDLHVVRGELDANGRADNPALDAAVSAAGLMAIGSGAGILEPNALLRFTRRTGKPMGMFGITTDPFNFSNFHDGEASPDVQALRAASFVFTRERTSLRVLRGEDVDGPDGASPDRPDTPVNEAINRKATGIDLSGVPAAFVPDTTFAFAARDEARARVFLQTHGLASGKFICVVPRHRWTPTGTPTRQGDSRDAYNALYFERDCAALRTAIVAYVRQTGNKVALVPETVYVVAHLDAMLRDGLPADVAAKVVTRRDYWLPDEAQSVFAHAQAVVSMENHSPILAAAAGTPFVMVHQPEDSFKSDMFADIGLGDWYIEDINRAGGADVADALMRIVTDLPAARRRLAGAMALVEERHQFGMQRLRQLLALPPSRAPRYRVRA, encoded by the coding sequence ATGCACCAACCCAACCACACCCGTCGCCTGCTGCTGGCGGCACTCGGCGCCGCCGGCACGCTGCCCGCGGCCTTCGCCGCCAGCCCCGCGCGCCGCCCCGTCATCCTGTGGCGCAATGCCTGGAACACCAACAACATCGGCGACATCGGCCACGTGCCGGGCGCCCTGGCCCTGCTGCGCCATTACATTCCCGAGGCGAAGGTCATCCTGTGGGCGCACAAGGACCTGGTGATCCGCGGTGAATACGCCGCGCTGGGCCGGGTGGCCGACGGCGCGCTGGATGCCGGCACGGTCAGCCGCAAGGTGATCCCCGACCTGCACGTGGTGCGCGGCGAACTGGATGCCAACGGCCGTGCCGACAATCCCGCGCTGGACGCGGCCGTTTCCGCCGCCGGCCTGATGGCGATCGGCTCCGGCGCCGGCATCCTCGAGCCGAATGCGCTGCTGCGCTTCACGCGCCGCACCGGCAAGCCGATGGGCATGTTCGGCATCACCACCGACCCGTTCAACTTCAGCAATTTCCACGACGGCGAAGCGAGCCCCGACGTGCAGGCGCTGCGCGCGGCCAGCTTCGTGTTCACGCGCGAGCGCACCTCCTTGCGCGTCCTGCGGGGCGAGGACGTCGACGGCCCGGACGGCGCTTCGCCGGACCGGCCAGACACCCCCGTCAACGAAGCCATCAACCGCAAGGCGACCGGCATCGACCTGTCCGGGGTGCCGGCCGCCTTCGTTCCCGACACGACGTTTGCCTTCGCCGCGCGCGACGAGGCGCGCGCCCGCGTGTTCCTGCAGACGCACGGACTGGCATCGGGCAAGTTCATCTGCGTGGTGCCGCGCCACCGCTGGACCCCGACAGGCACGCCGACCCGCCAGGGCGATTCGCGGGATGCCTACAATGCGCTGTACTTCGAACGGGACTGCGCCGCGCTGCGCACGGCCATCGTGGCCTACGTGCGCCAGACCGGCAACAAGGTGGCGCTGGTGCCCGAAACGGTCTACGTGGTCGCGCACCTGGATGCCATGCTGCGCGACGGCCTGCCGGCCGACGTCGCCGCGAAGGTGGTGACGCGGCGCGACTACTGGCTGCCGGACGAGGCGCAATCCGTGTTCGCCCATGCCCAGGCCGTGGTCAGCATGGAGAACCACTCGCCGATCCTTGCGGCGGCCGCCGGCACCCCGTTCGTCATGGTGCACCAGCCGGAAGACTCGTTCAAGAGCGACATGTTCGCCGACATCGGCCTGGGCGACTGGTATATCGAAGACATCAACCGCGCCGGCGGCGCCGACGTGGCCGATGCGCTGATGCGTATCGTGACGGACCTGCCGGCCGCCCGGCGCCGCCTGGCCGGCGCCATGGCCCTGGTCGAGGAACGCCACCAGTTCGGCATGCAGCGCCTGCGCCAATTGCTTGCCCTGCCGCCGTCGCGCGCGCCGCGCTACCGGGTGCGAGCCTGA
- a CDS encoding glycoside hydrolase family 88 protein, translated as MRTILYGLALSAGIGMPALAAAPQPAGGTPAATAPAAVPKATEIAAAIERTVAWQLANPSGTAMRDWVIAPLYDGLIQAALATGRAHYLVPVLRMGQQSGWTLGSRGRFADDHAVGHAWLDLYLMNPRRTERLAAIREQMSGIVDNPIAEKLVYHHTPATPGVSFVDRWTWSDALYMGPPVFARLYSATGDAKYLAFMDREYRAAVDALYDRGEHLFYRDFNFIDKRTAHGRKVFWSRGNGWVYAALPQILTYLPKNHSSRGYYEALFRDMTIGILKTQQADGLWRPSLLDPEEVPIGETSGSGFFVYGLAWGINHGLLDRAATWPALARGWAGLMTRVRSDGYVGYVQPIGSAPRSEEAYLTVMPDGTKVHAPPKPRVLDPDSTQDYGTGAFLLAASEMLRLAGGARSVKPAALLADAEARLAREAQQPRAYARVVPERMDDLAWENDKVAFRMYGPALRAGPEDSGIDAWFKKVHYPVLDKWYGLATGKQQKSYHVDRGEGYDAYHVGDTRGVGGLGLWVDGRLVTSDTFVKGHVHWSKADVAEFSNIFEYPIKIDGKPVYEHRYSRLKMGERMTEIRSFFSHSQSLYDSHPIRDFPYEVAIGLVTQDARRAEVVLDGPRGLIAVTEPVDGKPFGAGVVIDPARVVRTARLAAADKEGKHAHGLVFTRVDDAGYVKYRSGFAWSGDGEITRPAEWLDYLARQAGRRP; from the coding sequence ATGCGCACCATCCTGTACGGACTCGCCCTGAGTGCCGGCATCGGCATGCCGGCACTGGCCGCGGCACCGCAGCCGGCCGGCGGCACGCCCGCCGCCACGGCGCCCGCCGCTGTGCCGAAAGCCACCGAGATCGCCGCCGCCATCGAGCGCACCGTCGCCTGGCAACTGGCCAACCCCAGCGGCACCGCCATGCGGGACTGGGTGATCGCGCCGTTGTACGATGGCCTGATACAGGCCGCGCTGGCGACCGGGCGGGCGCACTACCTGGTGCCGGTGCTGCGGATGGGCCAGCAGTCCGGCTGGACCCTGGGTTCGCGCGGCCGCTTCGCCGACGACCACGCGGTGGGCCATGCCTGGCTCGACCTGTACCTGATGAATCCGCGCCGCACCGAGCGGCTGGCGGCGATCCGCGAGCAGATGAGCGGGATCGTCGACAACCCGATCGCCGAGAAGCTGGTCTACCACCACACGCCCGCGACGCCCGGCGTGAGCTTCGTGGACCGCTGGACCTGGTCCGATGCGCTGTACATGGGCCCGCCCGTGTTCGCGCGGCTGTACAGCGCCACGGGCGACGCCAAGTACCTTGCCTTCATGGACCGCGAATACCGCGCCGCCGTCGATGCCCTGTACGACCGCGGCGAGCACCTGTTCTACCGCGACTTCAACTTCATCGACAAGCGCACCGCGCATGGCAGGAAGGTGTTCTGGAGCCGCGGCAACGGCTGGGTATATGCCGCCCTGCCGCAGATCCTCACCTACCTGCCGAAGAACCATTCCAGCCGCGGCTATTACGAGGCACTGTTCCGCGACATGACGATCGGCATCCTGAAGACCCAGCAGGCGGATGGCCTGTGGCGCCCCAGCCTGCTCGATCCCGAGGAAGTGCCGATCGGCGAAACCTCCGGCAGCGGCTTCTTCGTCTACGGACTGGCCTGGGGCATCAACCACGGCCTGCTGGACCGGGCCGCGACCTGGCCGGCGCTGGCGCGCGGCTGGGCGGGCCTGATGACGCGCGTGCGGTCGGACGGCTACGTCGGCTATGTGCAGCCGATCGGCTCTGCGCCGCGGTCGGAAGAGGCCTACCTGACCGTCATGCCGGACGGGACGAAGGTGCATGCGCCACCCAAGCCGCGCGTGCTCGACCCCGACTCGACCCAGGACTACGGAACGGGCGCGTTCCTGCTGGCCGCCAGCGAGATGCTGCGCCTGGCCGGCGGTGCAAGGTCGGTCAAGCCGGCCGCGCTGCTGGCCGATGCCGAAGCGCGCCTGGCCAGGGAAGCCCAGCAGCCACGCGCCTATGCGCGGGTGGTGCCGGAACGGATGGACGACCTGGCCTGGGAAAACGACAAGGTGGCCTTCCGCATGTATGGTCCGGCGCTGCGCGCGGGCCCGGAAGACAGCGGCATCGACGCATGGTTCAAGAAGGTGCACTACCCGGTGCTGGACAAATGGTATGGCCTGGCCACCGGCAAGCAGCAGAAGAGCTACCACGTCGACCGGGGCGAAGGCTACGACGCCTACCACGTCGGCGACACGCGCGGCGTGGGCGGCCTGGGGCTGTGGGTCGATGGCAGGCTCGTCACCTCCGACACGTTCGTGAAGGGCCATGTGCACTGGAGCAAGGCCGACGTGGCCGAGTTCTCCAACATCTTCGAATACCCGATCAAGATCGACGGCAAGCCGGTCTACGAGCACCGTTATTCGCGCCTGAAGATGGGCGAACGCATGACCGAGATCCGCTCGTTCTTCTCGCATTCGCAAAGCCTGTACGATTCGCATCCGATCCGCGACTTCCCTTACGAGGTGGCGATCGGCCTGGTGACGCAGGATGCGCGCCGGGCGGAGGTGGTGCTGGACGGTCCGCGTGGCCTGATCGCCGTGACCGAACCGGTCGACGGCAAGCCGTTCGGGGCCGGCGTGGTGATCGACCCGGCGCGCGTGGTGCGCACCGCCAGGCTGGCAGCCGCGGACAAGGAAGGCAAGCATGCGCACGGCCTGGTCTTCACCCGCGTGGACGACGCCGGCTACGTGAAGTATCGCAGCGGCTTCGCCTGGAGCGGCGACGGCGAGATCACCCGGCCGGCCGAGTGGCTCGACTACCTGGCGCGCCAGGCTGGGCGACGGCCCTAG
- a CDS encoding MFS transporter yields MAPPLIDRARAPRYDAGTLRYSLLGLLLVIGWLLVGEIGFAMRDRAVIPTALEVLRRYGASNHTVSVLLSGIPALLSLVMSPLIGPVSDRLRSRWGRRRPFLAVLAPLGGLALLGIAGSNRLGTIIAGIPGAGGAPAEHALTVFAVCWTIFAGVLLCMQALYTGLINDVLPRAWLGRFFGLYRVLSLGIGIGFYLWVFPLLDADPHRVIALIAVIFTGMILLMCAMVREGAYPPATPRPGAAAPPLARARATLAEAFTLPQSGWIYGALILGGMAFGPFNTFSQYHAESLGVTKTELGELSSLAYGVSMALALMIGMLVDRIGAVRMSLYVMALYSVAVGAGYVLLADAAAFRHVYTAHVILSGAYFTAAASLPMALFPRLDFLRFCAFRDLLGSFLGIALSFAQGAVLDRFGQDYRLTLLFAALCGATCALCLARLAWAGHGRPDPPAAQGNR; encoded by the coding sequence ATGGCCCCGCCCCTGATCGACCGCGCGCGCGCGCCGCGCTACGACGCCGGGACGCTGCGCTACAGCCTGCTCGGACTGCTGCTGGTGATCGGCTGGCTGCTGGTCGGCGAGATCGGCTTCGCCATGCGCGACCGCGCGGTCATCCCCACCGCGCTGGAAGTGCTGCGCCGTTATGGCGCCTCGAATCACACGGTGTCAGTGCTGTTGAGCGGCATCCCGGCGCTGCTGTCGCTCGTGATGAGCCCCCTGATCGGACCGGTCTCGGACCGCCTGCGCAGCCGCTGGGGGCGCAGGAGGCCCTTCCTGGCCGTGCTGGCCCCGCTCGGTGGACTGGCCCTGCTGGGCATCGCCGGCTCGAACCGGCTGGGCACGATCATCGCCGGCATCCCGGGAGCCGGTGGCGCGCCGGCCGAGCACGCGCTGACCGTGTTCGCGGTCTGCTGGACCATTTTCGCCGGCGTGCTCCTGTGCATGCAGGCGCTCTACACGGGGCTGATCAATGATGTGCTGCCGCGCGCCTGGCTGGGCCGCTTCTTCGGCCTGTACCGGGTGCTCAGCCTGGGGATCGGCATCGGCTTCTACCTGTGGGTATTCCCGCTGCTGGACGCTGATCCGCACCGGGTGATCGCGCTGATCGCCGTCATCTTCACGGGCATGATCCTGCTGATGTGCGCGATGGTGCGCGAAGGCGCGTATCCGCCGGCCACGCCCCGCCCCGGCGCGGCTGCGCCGCCCCTGGCGCGGGCCCGCGCTACCCTGGCGGAAGCCTTCACCCTGCCGCAATCGGGCTGGATCTATGGCGCGCTGATCCTGGGAGGCATGGCGTTCGGCCCCTTCAACACCTTCAGCCAGTACCACGCCGAATCGCTGGGCGTGACCAAGACCGAACTGGGCGAGCTGTCGTCGCTGGCCTATGGCGTGTCGATGGCGCTGGCGTTGATGATCGGCATGCTGGTCGACCGCATCGGCGCGGTGCGCATGTCCCTGTACGTGATGGCGCTATACAGCGTGGCTGTCGGCGCCGGCTACGTGCTGCTTGCCGACGCCGCCGCGTTCCGCCATGTCTACACGGCGCACGTGATCCTGTCGGGCGCCTACTTCACCGCGGCCGCATCGCTGCCGATGGCGCTGTTCCCGCGCCTCGATTTCCTGCGCTTCTGCGCGTTTCGCGACCTGCTGGGTTCCTTCCTCGGCATCGCCCTCAGCTTCGCGCAGGGCGCCGTACTGGACCGCTTCGGGCAGGACTACCGCCTGACGCTGCTGTTTGCCGCGCTGTGCGGCGCCACCTGCGCCCTGTGCCTGGCACGCCTGGCCTGGGCCGGCCACGGGCGCCCGGACCCGCCGGCCGCGCAGGGAAATCGCTAG